The sequence below is a genomic window from Curtobacterium sp. MCPF17_002.
GTCGGCCGCGGCCGCGTCGGCGGGATCGGCCGCATCGGCCGCTGCCGACCTGGACCGTGCGGTCGAGCTGCTCGCCGGCAAGCGGATCGCCGTGCTCTCCGGCGCCGGCCTCAGCACCGACTCCGGCATCCCCGACTACCGCGGCGCCGGCCGGGTGGTCCGGAAACCGATGACGTTCCAGGAGTTCCGCGCCGATCCGGCGAAGCGCCAGCGGTACTGGGCCGGCTCGCACCTCGGCTGGCGCACCTTCGCCTCCGCCCGACCGAACGCCGGCCACCGTGCGCTCGCCGGACTCGAACGTGACGGCATCGTCACCGGGGTCATCACGCAGAACGTCGACGGACTGCACCTCCGCGCCGGTTCTCGGCGGGTCGTCGAGGTCCACGGCTCGATGGACCGCGCGGTGTGCCTCACCTGCGGGCAGGTGTTCTCCCGCGCCGACCTCGCGACGGTGCTCGACCGCGAGAACCCCTGGATCGACGAACCCGGTTCCGTGCAGCTCCAGCCCGACGGCGACGTCGAGATCACCGACGTCGAACGCTTCCGGGTGCCGGACTGCTCGGTGTGCGGCGGTGTGCTGAAGCCCGACGTGGTGTTCTTCGGCGAGTTCGTGCCGGCCGAGAAGTTCCGCGAGGCCGTCTCCATCGTCGCCGAGGCCGAGGCGCTCCTCGTCGTCGGCTCCTCGCTCACCGTGAACTCCGGCGTCCGGCTGGTCGACCACGCCACCCGGCGCAAGCACCCCGTCGTCATCGTGAACCGCGGCGAGACCCGGAGCGACCGTCGTGCGGCGGTGAAGCTCGACGCCGGTACGACCGAGACGCTCGAGGCCCTGGCAGCCAGGCTCGACCCGTCTGCGATGATCGAGCGGTGACGACGCTCCTCTACCTGGTCCGGCACGGCGAGACCGACTGGAACGCGCAGCGACGCATCCAGGGCTCGACGGACATCCCGCTCAACGACACCGGCCGCCGACAGGCTGCGTCCACGGCGGTGCTGCTGGAACGCCGGCGCTTCGACGCGGTCGTGGCCTCGCCCCTGTCCAGGGCGTTCGAGACGGGGTCGATCATCGCCGCCCACCTCGGACTCGGTGCCCCTGCGACGTACGCGGGGCTCGCGGAGCGCTCGTACGGCGACGCCGAGGGGCTCACCAACGACGAGGTCCTCGAGCGGTACCCGCACGACGACATCCCGGGGCGCGAGTCCCGGAGCGCGCTGCTCGCCCGGGTGACCGAGACCCTCGGTGAGATCGCGGTGCGCTACGACGCCGGGTCCGTGGTCGTCGCCACGCACGGAGCCGTGATCCGCAGCATCGTGAACGCCGCGGCACCGGGCACCGCCGACCGACAGCACACCCCGATCCGGAACGGGTCCGTGCACTCGTTCCGCTGGGACCCCGAACGCTTCCACGCCGAGCTCGTCCGGTTCGACGACCCCATCGACGACGTCTCCGACGGCCCGGGCCGGTACGCCTTCGAGTACCAGAACCCGCTCGAGCGTCGCAGCTAGCGCGCCGTGGTCGCGGCGCGGCCGGCGTCGCACCGTTGTCGGACCCGTCGTACTAGGCTCCGAGGCACTCGCAGACCCGTGCGCGTGAGGGGGCTGACATGACCGTCGACGAACCCGGCTCCGGTGGGGCCCGGCAAGGCTGGACACAGTCCACCGAGGCGGACGACCTCGACCGTGCGTTCGGGCCCGACACCGCCTCGGTCACCGCCCGGACGACGCGACAGCGCGTCGGCCGTAGCGCCGTGATCGGCGTCGGGGTCATCGTGACCGTCGGGGTCATCGCCGTTGTGCTCGTCACCATCATCGGCAGCGTGCAGAACGGCGTCGGCGGGGTGTTCCCCCGCCCGCAGGCCGCGGCCGAACGGTTCAGTTCCGTCGCGGGCGCCGTCGAGGGCGTCCAACGCGTGCGGGACGGCGAGCCCACGAAGACCTCGTTCGCGAGCTACGACGTCGAGTCCACCGTCGCGGTGTCGCCCACCCTGTCCGAGGCCGAGCGTACCGCCGTCGTGGACGCCCTCAGCGACGCCGCGGACGACGCCAGCGGCAACGGGGTGCGGGTGTTCGCGGTCGCGGACCTCGGCGCGCTCGAGGTCGGCGTCTCCGGCGACGGTGAAGCCACCGGCAAGCGCCTGGCGCTCGCACGGCAGCTCGATGCGATCGGCGGGGTGTCGGGCGTGCGCTGCTCCTGGAGCGATGACGCACCCTCGGACGACCCGGCGGCGCAGACGATCACCGTCGAGACGCGCGGCACCGGGAACGCCCTCGGCGCCATCGTGGCGAAGGCCACGCAGGAGGCCCACGCCGTGTTCCCCGGCGCGACGGTGGAGTCCGCCGAGCCGGCGTCCTGACGCGCGGGCGCGCCCGCCGCCCCGCCGCGCCGCGCCGCCCGACCACCGTTTCGCGCCCACCGACACCTCACGCGGCGCCCCGCCCGCGAAGTGTCGCTCAGCGCAAGACTCCGGAACGCCCGCCCCGCACCGCAGCCCCGCCGCCGGCACCGGCGCGCCCCGAGACTCGGCCCCGCGGACACTTTCGCGACCGAACGGGGCGCGTAATGTCCGCCCAGCCGAGACTCGGCCGCCCGCGCCCGCGGCGCCGCCCCCGCCGCGCCAACGTTTCGCGCTCACCGACACCTCACGCG
It includes:
- a CDS encoding Sir2 family NAD-dependent protein deacetylase, which produces MATSEQPSTADAAGSVASAAAASASAASAAAASAGSAASAAADLDRAVELLAGKRIAVLSGAGLSTDSGIPDYRGAGRVVRKPMTFQEFRADPAKRQRYWAGSHLGWRTFASARPNAGHRALAGLERDGIVTGVITQNVDGLHLRAGSRRVVEVHGSMDRAVCLTCGQVFSRADLATVLDRENPWIDEPGSVQLQPDGDVEITDVERFRVPDCSVCGGVLKPDVVFFGEFVPAEKFREAVSIVAEAEALLVVGSSLTVNSGVRLVDHATRRKHPVVIVNRGETRSDRRAAVKLDAGTTETLEALAARLDPSAMIER
- a CDS encoding histidine phosphatase family protein, with amino-acid sequence MTTLLYLVRHGETDWNAQRRIQGSTDIPLNDTGRRQAASTAVLLERRRFDAVVASPLSRAFETGSIIAAHLGLGAPATYAGLAERSYGDAEGLTNDEVLERYPHDDIPGRESRSALLARVTETLGEIAVRYDAGSVVVATHGAVIRSIVNAAAPGTADRQHTPIRNGSVHSFRWDPERFHAELVRFDDPIDDVSDGPGRYAFEYQNPLERRS